Proteins encoded by one window of Psychromonas sp. L1A2:
- the lysA gene encoding diaminopimelate decarboxylase: protein MDHFNYHSDGRLLVEDTAIEDIIKKSGTPAYIYSRATIERHWKAFDQAAGAHPHLICYAVKANSNLGVLNLMARLGSGFDIVSVGELLRVIQAGGDPKKVVFSGVGKTEIEISTALQAGIHCFNVESISELHRINEVAGCLNKKAPISIRINPNIDAGTHPYISTGLKENKFGIEIEQASAVYKVANELPFLDVKGVDCHIGSQLTEIEPFLEALDKLLGLIDTLATEGITIKHLDLGGGLGVPYNGEKPPQPAEYMQAIIERMNGRKLKLIFEPGRAIMANAGILVTKIEFLKLNDHKNFAIVDAAMNDLIRPALYSAWQNIIPLNNKLNDPETRPSRVYDIVGPICETGDFLGKDRPLTVAEGDYLAIRSAGAYGATMSSNYNSRCRPAEIMVDGDKAFVVRQREKHIELWRGEHVLP from the coding sequence TTGGATCATTTTAATTACCATAGCGATGGCCGTCTATTAGTAGAAGACACTGCAATTGAAGATATTATTAAAAAATCAGGTACGCCTGCTTATATTTATTCTCGTGCAACTATTGAACGTCACTGGAAAGCATTTGACCAAGCTGCTGGTGCACATCCACACCTCATTTGTTACGCAGTTAAAGCAAACTCAAACTTAGGTGTATTAAACCTAATGGCTCGCTTGGGTTCTGGTTTTGATATCGTTTCTGTTGGTGAACTATTACGTGTAATCCAAGCAGGCGGCGATCCTAAGAAAGTTGTTTTCTCTGGTGTAGGTAAAACAGAAATAGAAATATCAACTGCATTACAAGCTGGTATTCATTGCTTTAACGTTGAATCGATTTCAGAGTTACATCGCATTAATGAAGTCGCTGGCTGTTTGAATAAAAAAGCTCCTATTTCAATACGTATTAATCCTAATATTGATGCTGGTACCCATCCTTATATTTCTACTGGTTTAAAAGAAAATAAGTTTGGTATCGAAATTGAACAAGCATCTGCAGTTTATAAAGTAGCAAATGAACTACCATTTTTAGATGTAAAAGGTGTAGATTGTCATATCGGTTCACAATTAACTGAAATCGAACCTTTTTTAGAAGCGCTAGATAAACTACTTGGCTTAATCGATACCCTAGCAACGGAAGGTATTACTATTAAGCACCTTGATTTAGGTGGCGGCTTAGGTGTTCCATATAATGGTGAAAAGCCACCTCAACCAGCTGAATACATGCAAGCTATAATTGAACGCATGAACGGTCGTAAATTAAAGCTTATTTTCGAACCAGGTCGTGCAATCATGGCAAATGCAGGTATTTTAGTGACGAAGATTGAGTTCTTAAAATTAAATGACCATAAGAACTTTGCCATCGTTGATGCCGCAATGAATGATTTAATCCGTCCAGCTTTGTACAGTGCATGGCAAAATATCATTCCACTTAATAACAAATTAAACGATCCTGAGACACGTCCAAGTCGTGTTTACGATATCGTAGGCCCTATTTGTGAAACGGGTGACTTTTTAGGTAAAGACCGCCCATTAACAGTTGCTGAAGGTGATTACTTAGCAATTCGTAGTGCCGGCGCTTACGGTGCAACAATGAGCTCAAACTATAACTCTCGTTGTCGCCCTGCTGAAATAATGGTGGATGGTGATAAAGCATTTGTTGTACGCCAACGTGAGAAACACATTGAACTATGGCGTGGCGAGCATGTTTTACCTTAG
- a CDS encoding LptM family lipoprotein, with protein MKNLNLSLIVLIFSSLLAGCGMSGQLYRETPPAPAKEKIQQQSNIAEEEVTDALSTSQ; from the coding sequence ATGAAAAATCTGAATTTATCGCTAATAGTCCTGATTTTTTCAAGTTTATTGGCTGGTTGTGGCATGAGTGGACAGCTTTATAGAGAAACACCACCAGCGCCAGCAAAAGAAAAAATACAACAACAGAGTAACATAGCTGAAGAAGAAGTAACGGACGCCTTAAGTACTTCGCAATAA
- the cyaY gene encoding iron donor protein CyaY, protein MTDSEFLELADLLYQKIEDNIEDSGADIDSDQNGALLTLEFENRTKLIINRQQPLHQVWLATLENGHHYDYKDGLWIDDRSGDEFLSFLSAAITKQSGEKITFK, encoded by the coding sequence ATGACCGATAGCGAATTTCTTGAATTAGCAGATTTGTTGTATCAGAAAATTGAAGATAACATCGAAGATTCAGGAGCTGATATAGATTCTGACCAAAATGGTGCTTTGTTAACGTTAGAGTTTGAAAATAGAACTAAGTTAATTATTAACCGTCAGCAGCCATTACATCAAGTATGGTTAGCGACATTAGAAAACGGCCATCATTATGATTATAAAGATGGATTATGGATTGATGATAGAAGTGGAGATGAGTTTTTAAGCTTTTTATCTGCGGCAATTACTAAACAATCAGGTGAAAAAATTACTTTTAAATAA
- the coaD gene encoding pantetheine-phosphate adenylyltransferase yields the protein MNTVVFPGSFDPITNGHLDLITRASHLAERVIVAVAINNSKNPFFDLQERCELVTEATKHIKGVEVIPFEGLLAEFAKTHQAQALIRGIRGATDTDYEIQLSQVNHTLNPQLETILLPAHARTAFISSTIVKEVFKHQGDISLLAPDCVKQAFIKKQ from the coding sequence ATGAATACAGTTGTTTTTCCAGGATCTTTTGACCCTATCACTAATGGTCACCTTGATTTAATCACTCGTGCAAGCCATTTAGCTGAGCGTGTGATCGTGGCTGTTGCGATAAACAATAGTAAAAACCCTTTTTTTGATTTACAAGAAAGGTGCGAGCTAGTGACAGAAGCGACAAAACATATCAAAGGAGTAGAAGTTATCCCTTTTGAAGGCTTATTAGCGGAGTTTGCTAAAACACATCAAGCACAAGCTTTGATTCGCGGCATTCGAGGAGCTACTGATACTGATTATGAAATTCAGCTTTCACAGGTTAATCACACATTAAACCCTCAACTTGAAACTATTTTATTACCTGCTCATGCAAGAACTGCTTTTATATCCTCAACGATCGTTAAAGAAGTGTTTAAACATCAAGGTGATATAAGTTTGTTAGCACCAGACTGTGTCAAACAAGCTTTTATAAAAAAACAGTAA
- the mutM gene encoding bifunctional DNA-formamidopyrimidine glycosylase/DNA-(apurinic or apyrimidinic site) lyase produces MPELPEVETSRRGISPHIVNQKVSSVTLRHHQLRWPIPENLLALIKDQVLLNIDRRAKYLLLRFESGTLLIHLGMSGSLRICKLNTPAQKHDHVDLQFEHCLLRYTDPRRFGAILWLGDSPEDSSLLSILGPEPLSDEFTAEMLYVQAKNRKLPVKQFIMEQKVVTGVGNIYATEALFKAGISPIRAANNISLKRYQLLVEAIKEILTEAIKQGGTTLKDFVGGDGKPGYFQQTLHVYGKTGELCPSCKEPLTSVKLAARNSVYCSHCQR; encoded by the coding sequence ATGCCAGAGCTACCAGAGGTAGAAACAAGCCGTCGTGGTATTAGTCCACATATTGTTAATCAAAAAGTAAGCAGTGTAACACTCCGTCACCATCAATTACGTTGGCCTATTCCAGAAAATCTATTAGCTTTAATAAAAGACCAAGTGCTATTAAATATTGATCGCCGTGCTAAATATCTTTTATTACGTTTTGAAAGTGGCACCTTATTGATTCATCTCGGTATGTCTGGCAGCTTGCGTATTTGTAAATTAAACACCCCAGCGCAAAAGCATGATCATGTTGATTTACAGTTTGAGCATTGCTTACTACGTTATACAGACCCAAGACGCTTCGGTGCCATTTTATGGTTAGGCGACTCGCCAGAAGATAGCTCTTTATTAAGTATTTTAGGGCCAGAACCATTATCCGATGAATTCACCGCAGAAATGCTTTATGTACAAGCAAAAAATAGAAAGTTACCTGTAAAACAGTTCATTATGGAACAAAAAGTGGTGACTGGTGTAGGTAATATCTACGCGACTGAAGCTTTATTTAAAGCGGGTATAAGCCCTATCCGAGCTGCCAACAATATCAGTTTAAAACGTTATCAATTGTTAGTTGAAGCGATTAAAGAAATTCTAACTGAGGCAATCAAACAAGGTGGTACGACGTTAAAGGATTTTGTAGGGGGTGATGGTAAACCCGGTTACTTTCAACAAACATTACATGTCTATGGTAAAACAGGCGAGTTATGCCCAAGCTGCAAAGAGCCATTAACATCGGTCAAATTAGCAGCGAGAAATAGTGTTTATTGCTCGCATTGCCAACGTTAA
- the rpmG gene encoding 50S ribosomal protein L33 translates to MRDKIRLNSSAGTGHFYTTDKNKKNMPEKFEIKKFDPVVRKHVIYKEGKIK, encoded by the coding sequence ATGCGTGATAAAATTCGTTTAAATTCAAGCGCTGGCACTGGTCATTTTTATACTACTGATAAAAATAAAAAGAACATGCCTGAAAAGTTTGAAATCAAAAAGTTTGACCCTGTAGTACGTAAACACGTTATCTACAAAGAAGGCAAGATCAAGTAA
- the rpmB gene encoding 50S ribosomal protein L28, with protein sequence MSRVCQVTGKRPAVGNNVSHAKNRTRRRFLPNLQTHRFWVESENRFVKLRLTTKGMRIIDKKGIDSVLADIRANGVKV encoded by the coding sequence ATGTCTAGAGTATGTCAAGTTACAGGCAAGCGTCCAGCTGTTGGTAACAATGTATCACACGCAAAGAACCGTACACGACGTCGTTTCTTACCTAACCTACAAACACATCGTTTTTGGGTTGAGAGTGAGAACCGTTTTGTTAAATTACGCCTAACTACTAAAGGTATGCGTATCATCGACAAAAAAGGTATTGATTCAGTTTTGGCTGATATCCGTGCTAATGGCGTTAAAGTTTAA
- the radC gene encoding RadC family protein: MASIKQWPKQERPREKLIQQGANSLTDSELLAIFLRTGCKGIDVVTLSRQLLIDFGSLRSLFSASESDFCLHKGLGQAKYVQLQAVLEMSRRYLQEPLMKGDPLTSATQTQEFLSAKMRDYPYEVFAGLLLDSQHRVIRFHEFFFGTINSASVHPRVIVQKILQENAAAIILVHNHPSGDPTASQSDRNITEKLVNTLQLIDVKILDHFIIGDGKYTSFAEKGWI, from the coding sequence TTGGCATCAATAAAACAATGGCCGAAACAAGAAAGACCACGTGAAAAGCTAATTCAACAAGGCGCTAACAGTTTAACTGATAGTGAATTATTGGCTATTTTTTTACGAACAGGCTGCAAAGGAATCGATGTAGTTACCTTGTCTCGCCAATTATTAATCGACTTTGGGTCATTACGCTCCCTTTTTTCTGCCAGTGAAAGTGATTTTTGTTTGCACAAAGGATTAGGCCAAGCAAAATATGTACAATTACAAGCGGTATTAGAAATGTCTCGACGTTATTTACAAGAGCCATTAATGAAAGGTGACCCACTAACAAGTGCGACACAAACTCAAGAGTTTTTAAGTGCAAAGATGCGCGATTATCCCTATGAAGTATTTGCCGGCTTATTATTAGATAGCCAACATCGTGTTATTCGCTTCCATGAATTTTTCTTTGGCACAATTAACTCTGCAAGCGTTCACCCGAGGGTAATAGTTCAAAAAATATTACAAGAAAATGCCGCGGCAATTATCCTTGTTCACAATCATCCTTCAGGTGATCCAACGGCTAGTCAGTCAGATAGAAATATTACTGAAAAACTTGTGAATACACTGCAATTAATTGATGTTAAAATATTAGACCATTTCATCATTGGTGATGGAAAATACACCTCATTTGCGGAAAAAGGGTGGATTTAA
- the coaBC gene encoding bifunctional phosphopantothenoylcysteine decarboxylase/phosphopantothenate--cysteine ligase CoaBC, translating into MLPILPLEGKKILLGVCGGIAAYKSAELTRRLMDQGAQVRIVMTASAKQFITPLTMQAVSGHVIYDDLLDPQAEAGMGHIELAKWADLILIAPATANAIARLRAGMADELLTTLCLATPSPIAIAPAMNQQMYLAPATQDNLTVLKDRGILIWGPAQGIQACGDVGPGRLLEVPDLVQLSCDFFAPTDQSLAGVNVVITAGPTQEAIDPVRYISNHSSGKMGFSLANAALSMGANVTVIAGPVNLTLPTAIKRLNVKSAREMHQAALDSLPTTDIFIACAAVADYRAEEVHSEKMKKKADTDSITLTLVKNPDIIADVANANHRPFCVGFAAETNDVEAYALGKLKRKNLDLIAANDVSVGDQGFNSENNALTVFAKDKRFDIGLNNKKEVAIQLLKIISQQYQTRS; encoded by the coding sequence ATGTTGCCAATATTACCCCTCGAAGGGAAAAAGATACTTTTAGGTGTTTGTGGTGGTATTGCTGCCTATAAAAGCGCTGAATTAACGCGTCGTTTAATGGATCAAGGAGCGCAGGTTCGTATTGTTATGACTGCCTCTGCAAAGCAATTCATCACCCCTTTAACAATGCAGGCTGTTTCTGGCCATGTTATTTATGATGATTTACTGGATCCACAAGCTGAAGCTGGAATGGGACACATTGAATTAGCTAAATGGGCAGATTTAATCTTAATTGCACCTGCTACTGCTAATGCCATTGCTCGTTTACGTGCAGGGATGGCTGATGAGTTACTAACAACATTATGTTTAGCAACACCTTCACCTATTGCGATTGCACCTGCAATGAATCAACAAATGTATCTCGCACCAGCCACACAAGATAATTTAACCGTATTAAAAGATCGTGGCATATTGATTTGGGGACCTGCTCAAGGCATTCAAGCTTGTGGTGATGTTGGCCCTGGTCGATTATTAGAAGTCCCCGATTTAGTTCAACTAAGTTGTGACTTCTTTGCTCCAACTGATCAATCGTTAGCTGGTGTTAATGTTGTTATCACGGCTGGACCTACCCAAGAGGCAATAGACCCTGTACGTTACATTAGTAATCATAGCTCTGGTAAAATGGGGTTTTCATTGGCTAATGCTGCATTAAGTATGGGTGCTAACGTTACCGTGATTGCAGGGCCTGTGAACTTAACCTTACCTACGGCGATTAAACGTTTGAATGTGAAGAGTGCTCGAGAAATGCATCAAGCGGCATTAGATTCGCTTCCGACGACTGATATATTTATTGCTTGTGCTGCTGTTGCTGACTATCGCGCAGAAGAAGTTCATAGCGAAAAAATGAAAAAGAAAGCAGATACGGATTCAATCACATTAACCTTAGTAAAAAATCCAGATATTATTGCCGATGTTGCTAATGCGAATCATCGACCTTTTTGTGTTGGGTTTGCAGCAGAAACCAATGATGTTGAAGCTTATGCATTAGGTAAGTTAAAACGTAAAAACTTAGATTTAATTGCTGCAAATGATGTTTCGGTTGGCGATCAAGGGTTTAATAGTGAAAATAATGCGTTAACCGTTTTTGCTAAAGATAAGCGCTTTGATATTGGATTAAATAATAAAAAAGAAGTTGCTATCCAGTTACTTAAAATAATATCTCAACAGTATCAAACGCGTTCTTAG
- the slmA gene encoding nucleoid occlusion factor SlmA has protein sequence MVVKNNKKKVNRKDDILSALAIMLEGKPGQRITTAKLAAEVGVSEAALYRHFPSKARMFEGLIDFTETTIFSHINVIKEQQKDTFVRIEHIVHFLLGFSEQNPGITRILSGDALVGENERLQLRIEHVFSKLETQIKQTLRERPISDGQKFEMDEGILANLLLAYIEGRMAQFVRSQFKQKPTLHFKSQWIFFYKQLTQS, from the coding sequence ATGGTTGTAAAAAACAACAAAAAGAAAGTAAATCGCAAGGATGATATCTTAAGTGCTCTAGCTATTATGTTAGAAGGGAAGCCAGGACAACGAATAACAACAGCTAAACTAGCTGCAGAAGTGGGTGTTTCAGAAGCCGCTTTATATCGTCATTTTCCAAGTAAAGCTCGCATGTTTGAAGGCTTGATAGATTTTACTGAAACCACTATATTTAGTCATATTAATGTCATTAAAGAGCAGCAGAAAGATACTTTTGTTCGAATAGAACATATCGTCCATTTTTTATTAGGTTTTTCTGAACAAAATCCAGGGATCACTCGTATTTTAAGTGGCGATGCATTAGTCGGTGAGAATGAGAGGTTACAACTGCGTATCGAACATGTTTTTTCTAAGTTAGAAACACAGATTAAACAAACCTTGCGCGAACGTCCAATTTCAGATGGTCAAAAATTTGAAATGGATGAAGGTATATTAGCTAATTTATTATTAGCTTACATTGAAGGTCGAATGGCTCAATTTGTTCGCTCTCAGTTTAAACAAAAACCAACACTGCACTTTAAAAGCCAATGGATATTTTTTTATAAGCAACTAACACAAAGCTAA
- the mscS gene encoding small-conductance mechanosensitive channel MscS codes for MSKEESAVSAVTNVIEQNVDVLNDSVKWLSENQDLIISYSMNIIFAIATLIVGMMVARFIAGTLHKVLTKRKLDNTIIDFVSHMVRYVIIAFVIIAALGRIGVETTSFVAIIGAAGLAVGLALQGSLSNFASGVLIIALRPFKAGEYIEAAGTAGTVESVQIFSTTLTTPDNKFVVVPNSAILGGNIVNYSRKPTRRIDLIIGVSYNADLAKTKAVLEAVLKANDGILKSPEPLVAVAELADSSVNLVVRPWVNSPDYWRIRFELMEAIKNDLDEAGIEIPFPQMDIHMNK; via the coding sequence ATGTCGAAAGAAGAAAGTGCAGTCTCCGCTGTTACTAACGTTATTGAGCAAAATGTAGATGTACTTAACGATAGTGTGAAATGGCTTTCAGAGAATCAAGATTTAATTATTAGTTATAGTATGAATATTATATTTGCTATTGCTACCTTGATAGTCGGTATGATGGTTGCTCGTTTTATTGCCGGTACTCTACATAAAGTATTAACAAAACGTAAATTAGATAACACCATAATCGATTTTGTTTCGCATATGGTTCGTTACGTTATTATTGCGTTTGTTATTATTGCCGCATTAGGTCGAATTGGTGTCGAAACGACCTCTTTTGTTGCCATTATTGGTGCTGCAGGTTTAGCGGTTGGTCTTGCATTACAAGGCTCTTTATCTAACTTTGCATCAGGCGTATTAATCATTGCTTTGCGCCCTTTTAAAGCAGGTGAATATATAGAAGCAGCCGGTACTGCCGGCACTGTTGAATCTGTGCAAATTTTTTCAACTACCTTAACAACGCCAGATAATAAATTTGTAGTTGTACCTAACTCAGCCATTTTGGGTGGTAATATTGTTAACTATTCTCGTAAACCTACTCGTCGTATTGATTTAATTATTGGAGTGAGTTACAACGCAGATTTAGCGAAAACAAAAGCCGTATTAGAAGCTGTGCTTAAAGCAAATGACGGTATTTTAAAGTCGCCTGAACCATTAGTTGCAGTTGCTGAATTAGCTGATTCAAGTGTTAACTTAGTGGTTCGTCCATGGGTTAATAGCCCTGATTATTGGCGTATTCGCTTTGAATTAATGGAAGCCATTAAAAATGATTTAGATGAAGCGGGTATCGAAATACCATTCCCACAAATGGATATCCATATGAATAAATAA
- a CDS encoding FadR/GntR family transcriptional regulator encodes MHNPFIQIAGSKRSLHVQVAREIARKILSGEAAQNEIIPSEMVLCQQFSVSRTALREAIKLLTSKGLLESKPKVGTRVKSRDNWNFLDAQLLDWVIDLGDNAVVYQEFLALRKAIEPEAAALAAKNATAQQRILLSATFQQMDYVSKNFDAAKWMEVDMEFHRLVFLSTGNSFYLPFANVLCTMFKSFISHSSEKGGTCIGEHRAIYSAIMAGDAEKAREANITLLANTNHRLPTSN; translated from the coding sequence ATGCATAACCCATTCATACAGATTGCAGGCTCAAAGCGCAGTCTACATGTGCAAGTAGCACGTGAAATCGCGCGAAAAATATTATCTGGTGAAGCGGCTCAGAATGAGATCATTCCTAGTGAAATGGTGTTATGTCAGCAATTCAGTGTTAGTCGAACTGCGCTACGAGAAGCTATTAAATTATTAACATCAAAAGGTTTATTGGAATCTAAACCTAAAGTTGGGACTCGTGTTAAAAGTCGTGACAACTGGAATTTTTTAGATGCACAGTTATTAGATTGGGTTATCGATCTAGGTGATAATGCAGTTGTTTACCAAGAGTTTCTAGCATTACGTAAAGCCATTGAACCAGAGGCAGCAGCATTAGCAGCAAAAAATGCTACTGCACAACAAAGAATTTTATTATCCGCTACTTTCCAACAAATGGATTATGTTTCTAAAAACTTCGATGCGGCAAAGTGGATGGAAGTGGATATGGAATTTCATCGTCTTGTGTTTTTATCAACAGGTAATAGCTTTTATTTACCTTTTGCTAATGTGTTATGTACTATGTTTAAAAGCTTTATTAGCCACTCTTCTGAAAAAGGTGGTACTTGTATTGGTGAACATCGCGCAATTTACTCTGCGATTATGGCTGGTGATGCAGAGAAAGCACGTGAAGCTAATATTACTTTGTTAGCAAATACCAATCATCGTTTACCTACTAGTAACTAA
- a CDS encoding heparinase II/III domain-containing protein, with product MSYQPLLMSYEQAADLRQYVGTDSLIGRSITEEIEALEAYMPMGIEIPGHGEAGGYEHNRHKQNYIHLDLAGRLYLITEDKRYLDYATTMLVEYAKVYKHRELNVSRDSNKPGRLFHQTLNENMWMLYSSCAYSCIRHELTESQQQLIENDLFKVMLEMFVVTYAENFDIIHNHGLWSVASAGICAYAINDQTTVDKAIYGLKGDSVSGGFIAQLTQLFSPDGYYMEGPYYHRFSLRPIFLFAETIERRQPEIGIYQLKDEVIKTTAYAVMSTAFPNGTLPALNDSSRTMDIKDLGILLATNICFDRYEQNETLLAMAKHQDHVWVHNTGASLSNALDNNTDVANFNWGSLSLTDGSEGECGGVTILRHRDSKSDDSMALLWYGQHGSDAKLHSALDHGHFDGLHLSLFNNNQEFINDYGYGRWVNIEPKFGGRYIPENKSYCKQTIAHNTVVVDQVSQNQGSTAIAQQHFGEKHFTLLANEASNDATTKTSNGKLQAMSAFARDYYTGVDQQRTVIMLESEEFEKPLIIDLFRMISEEEHSYDYPVHYNGQIIRTNFEYQAHKSLSTVGDGYGYQHLWNLGQGKVEGSSLTTWLMGNSYYSLISSANKDSEVIFARTGANDPDFNLRNEPMFILRQKAANHLFANVYETHGYFNEAIEASLNARGQVDSVTVLHTDDSASVVSLNLIDGKQIKVCVSNTADVNNNTETSIVIDGETLSWTGYIAIINK from the coding sequence ATGAGTTACCAACCATTACTAATGAGCTATGAACAAGCAGCTGACTTACGTCAATACGTAGGCACTGACTCACTAATTGGTCGCTCTATTACTGAAGAGATTGAAGCACTTGAAGCTTACATGCCAATGGGTATTGAAATTCCAGGACATGGTGAAGCAGGTGGTTACGAACATAACCGTCATAAGCAAAACTATATTCATTTAGATTTAGCTGGTCGTTTATACTTAATTACTGAAGATAAACGTTACCTAGATTACGCAACAACTATGTTAGTTGAATATGCAAAGGTTTATAAACACCGAGAGCTAAACGTTAGTCGTGACTCCAATAAACCAGGTCGTTTATTTCACCAAACATTAAACGAAAACATGTGGATGTTATATTCATCGTGTGCTTATTCTTGTATCCGACATGAACTAACAGAGTCGCAACAACAACTCATTGAAAATGACTTATTTAAAGTGATGCTTGAAATGTTTGTTGTCACCTATGCAGAGAACTTCGATATTATCCATAACCACGGTTTATGGTCAGTAGCCAGTGCGGGTATTTGTGCTTATGCGATTAATGACCAAACAACAGTCGACAAAGCAATCTACGGTCTTAAAGGTGACAGTGTTTCTGGTGGTTTTATTGCACAGCTAACACAACTTTTCTCGCCTGATGGTTATTACATGGAAGGTCCGTATTACCACCGCTTCTCACTACGTCCAATCTTCTTATTTGCAGAAACTATTGAACGTCGTCAACCAGAAATCGGCATCTACCAATTAAAAGATGAAGTGATAAAAACAACGGCATATGCCGTCATGTCGACAGCATTCCCTAACGGTACGTTACCTGCATTAAATGATTCATCTCGTACCATGGACATTAAAGATCTTGGTATTTTATTAGCAACAAATATCTGTTTTGACCGTTACGAGCAAAATGAAACATTATTAGCAATGGCTAAACACCAAGATCATGTTTGGGTTCATAACACCGGTGCATCACTCTCTAATGCATTAGACAACAATACTGACGTAGCAAACTTCAACTGGGGTAGCCTAAGCCTTACTGATGGTTCTGAAGGGGAATGTGGTGGTGTCACTATTCTACGTCATCGTGATAGCAAATCAGACGATAGCATGGCACTACTTTGGTACGGGCAACATGGTAGTGATGCAAAGCTTCACTCTGCATTAGACCACGGTCATTTTGATGGCTTACATTTAAGCTTATTTAATAATAATCAAGAGTTTATTAATGATTACGGTTACGGTCGTTGGGTTAATATTGAACCTAAATTTGGTGGTCGTTACATTCCTGAAAACAAAAGTTATTGCAAACAAACCATTGCACATAACACTGTAGTCGTTGACCAAGTAAGTCAAAATCAAGGTAGTACAGCCATTGCACAACAACACTTTGGTGAAAAACACTTCACTCTGTTGGCTAATGAAGCGTCTAATGATGCAACGACTAAAACAAGCAATGGTAAGTTACAAGCAATGAGCGCTTTTGCACGTGATTATTACACTGGTGTTGACCAACAGCGTACGGTTATCATGCTTGAATCTGAAGAGTTTGAAAAACCACTGATTATTGATCTATTCCGTATGATCAGTGAAGAAGAGCATAGCTACGATTACCCTGTTCATTACAACGGACAAATTATTCGCACTAACTTTGAGTATCAAGCACATAAAAGCTTAAGCACTGTGGGCGATGGCTATGGCTACCAGCACCTTTGGAACCTTGGTCAAGGTAAAGTAGAAGGTTCATCATTAACAACTTGGTTAATGGGTAACAGTTACTATTCATTAATCAGTAGTGCAAATAAAGACAGTGAAGTCATCTTTGCTCGTACTGGTGCTAACGATCCTGACTTTAACTTACGTAATGAGCCAATGTTCATTCTTCGCCAAAAAGCAGCCAACCATTTATTTGCAAATGTTTATGAAACGCATGGCTACTTTAATGAAGCGATAGAAGCGAGCCTAAATGCTCGTGGTCAAGTTGATTCCGTAACGGTCTTACACACTGATGATAGCGCTTCTGTTGTTAGCCTTAATCTAATTGATGGCAAACAAATTAAAGTTTGTGTAAGCAACACTGCTGATGTAAATAACAATACCGAAACAAGCATAGTCATCGATGGCGAAACGCTTAGTTGGACCGGTTATATTGCTATTATCAACAAGTAA